Part of the Rhodohalobacter barkolensis genome, AGTTGCCAAAGAAAAGCATTTCAGCAGTATAACCTCTTTAAAAAGGACTTTGTCAAGGGCATATAGTTTCCCCACCGTCAATTAACGTTCTCATTCATTCTCTTCAGCATTCTGACATTAATTGCATACTAATGGAAAGACCGGTCATTGATCTTTAGCTGACACTACCGGCGTCCAAACATCTTTACGGGCTTACTTCCGGCACTACGGCCGAATCTGTTCTGGATTAACCTGAACGATCCCAGATCTAAAACCGAACCAACAACCCATGTCCCAATCAAGCGGTGCGAACTTGGCTGCTTTGTAAAAGCAGTGTCTCTGTTATGCGCCCGGGCTTATGGGTTGTGGCCAGTAGTTTTGAGTGGTAATTCTTGTCATTCTGCCTTTATATCCTTTATACTCTTCGCCTTTACTAAGCATCTGCCAGACAATCCTGGCCAGCTCTTTACCCACCACCGTTCGAGCGACTTATTTGCCGCTACGCCGCTTCACTTTCTTGAAGTGTTCCTTTAATCCCGATAGGCGACTATGGCCGCCTGGTTGAAGGCGATGCGCAGATACCGGTTGCCATCTTTGTTTTTGCTGCGATGGCGATGTTTACCGCCCGAATCCTTACTCCCCGGTACCCGCCTGCAATAACTGACGAATTGTTTATCCGATGGAAACCGAGCAATGTCGCCAATCTCAGCCACCACCGTCCAGGCGCAGACCAGCCCGAATCCGGGAAGGACCTTGAGTCGTTCTACATTCTCGTGAAAACCGGTTTGTTGCTCAATGGCCTGCTCCAGGGCAATAATATGATTCTGTGTCAAACGGATCTGATCCAGTAGCGGCTGCGTCTCCATCCATGCTACCTCGGGGAGCTGTTGCTGTAGAAATTCACCCAGCCGGTCCAGATACCGCCAGCCTACATCCTGTACAAGGACATTATACTTGGCGGCAACATGCCAAAGGCTGGACTGTAAACTTGAGCGGCGTTCGATCATGCGAAGCCGACCACGGGTGAGTTCGCGCAGGTCACGCTGTTCTTTCCGGCACTGATGAGCTTCGGGAATCAAGCCAACCCGAAGTAGATCTGCCAGCGTCCGTGCATCCACGGAGTCGGTTTTCACCTTTGCATAGCTGATGGCCTTGAGCATCTTGGCGTGGGCCAGAGTTAATGGCACTTGGTGTGCGTTGCACCAGTCTGCCACCCAATACCAGTAGCTGGTGCACTCCACCACAGACTGTACCGGCTCGTTAAATTGCCGAAAAAACTAGCTTAAATTTGCAGGCGTATTGTTCACCTTTTCTTCCGCCAGCAACTTTCCGTTGTCAATTATTGCTACAAGAGTCATATTACGGCTATGTAAATCGTTTCCAACGTGAATCATGACGTCCTCCTTAGTTTGGTTAGTGTGGTAACTACAATCTAGGTGGGGACGTCCTTTTTGTAAAGATCAAGCGTTTTAAATTGGACGCGGACGGGGTGCGATGGAAACTTATTTACCAAGAATAAATTTCGCTACTTCAACTAAATTTTAATCCCCGCGCCGTTTAAACGCTGGGCCGATCTATTAACCCCTGATAAAGAAATAATAAGGTATTTGCAGTACCGGGGTAATCTGCTAAATATGTATCTTGTTGTTTTAGAATCGAACTCAGGCAGATGCAGAAAAAGCACGAAAAGTTACTTCCCATTATTATATCCCTGCTGCTGCCGGGGCTTAATATTTTAAACAACTCCCTGTTCCAGGAAAATTGGGACTTGGTTGCAATTATACCAACCTGGCTGTTTACCTCTGCGATTTTACTGGGCTTATGGTATATCAATGACAAACTATGGCCCCGCAACACCGTGCCAATCAATTACATCAAAGTGGGAGCGGGGAATATTACCGCTATCGGATTGGCAATCGGGATACAGCAGATCCTCTCTTTTACCGGGATTATTTTCCCTGGCAGGCCCCCGGCGTGGAGCCTTGGATTACGATTGCTGGTGGCATCCGCATTATTTATCACTATTCAGCAGATGCTGCGATCTGTGAGGGAAAATGAACGGCTTCGGAGCGAAAACTATGCTCTGCAATCCGAAAATTACCGGGCACAGCTTGAACAGTTGAAAAAGCAGCTCAATCCCCATTTCCTGTTCAATTCGCTGAGTACTCTCCGTACGGTCATCCGTTCGGACAAAGATCAATCCGAGGAGTTTGTGTTAAAACTGTCTGATGTGTACCGCCAGATACTGCAAACACGAGAATCACATCAGATCACCTTAGAAGAGGAACTCAACTTTTTGAATAACTATCTCTACTTATTAAACGTACGCTTTGACAGTGCCTTGTCGGTAACCATCGACACCCGGCCGGAATCGATGCACGATTCGCTGCCGGTATTTGCTCTGCAGTTGCTGGTTGAAAATTGTATTAAACACAATGTAATTTCAGAGCAACAACCGTTAATTATCCGGATTTTTCAGGAAGATGCAAAAAGTATCACGGTGGCAAACAACTACCAGCCCCAAAAAACGGAACAGCAATCTTTTCGGATGGGACAAGAAAACCTTAAGAAACGCTACAATCTGATTGGGATACCAGACGGGGTTGAGATCCGGCAAAACAAAGAAGAATACTCAGTGACCATTAAACTGTTTTAGTTGTGAATGTTTTAATCGTTGAAGACGAAAAAAAGACCGCAGAACTGCTCAAGGAGCTCATCGAAGAGCGATCCGATTATCTGGTCGTCCACACCTGCCCGGGCATTGAAAGTACAGTGACGTATCTTAAGAAGCATCAAAATAAACTGGATCTCATATTCATGGATATCCAGCTGGCAGACGGCGAAAGTTTTGCGATTTTTGAGGAAGCAGAGGTTCGTATCCCGGTAATTTTTTGTACAGCCTACGACCAGCACGTACTAAAAGCGTTCAAGAGCAACGGCATCGATTACATTTTAAAACCGTTTAAAGAAGAAGATATCCACAAGGCGCTTGAGAAAGTAGAGGCCATGAAATCGTCCCTGTCCAAAGGAATTGCACCTGATGCTCAGACCATTAAATACCTGTTTGCAGAAGAGCCTGCCTACCAAAAAACATTTCTTGTTCGCCACCAGGAAAATATGGTACCGGTCCGGGTATCAGATATTGCCTTTGTGTATCTGGCCAATGAAATGGTGAACATCTACAATTTTAAGGGCCGGAAAAATGTCATTTTTAAAAGCCTGGAAGAGATTGAATCATCAGTCGATCCGGCGCAGTTTTTTCGTATCAACCGGCAGATGATTGTGAATCGGGATGCCATCAAGGAAATTTCCCCATACTTCAAGCGCAAAGTAATCGTCAAACTACCGTTTGATATCCCCGAAAAAGCCGTCGTCAGCCGTCTGAAAGTTGCCACGTTTTTGGACTGGATGGAAAAGCCGGTATAAGCCTGTCAATTCAAACGGCTGGATGTACCGTTCAGTTGCCAATCTGTTCAATAGAGTACCTTTTTCCTTCCTTTAGGGTCCACAACGCTTCATATTTGCACTAGGAACAGTCCCAAGTTTATCACGCTTTCTGTTTCGAAAAAGCATAAAGATAACAGTACATATTAATGCAAATATTCCATGAAGCGATTACTACTCTTTTTATTTGCCCTGTTAGCCAGCCAGGTAACCCTGGGGCAGTCAGCCGACCAAATTGCCGGCATCTGGATCACCGAAAATGAGAAAGCCCATGTCGAAATATATAAGCAATCTGGGCAGTACTTTGGAAAGATTATCAGGGTTGAGGGGATAGATGATACTACCTCAACCGCCTCATCAAAGGATCCAAATTCCAACTTAAACCGTGAATCGGTTCTGGGCACAATTCTTTTGTCAGATGTTACTTACGATAAGGGAAAATGGCAGGGTACGCTCTACATACCGAAGAAAGATCGAGAAGTAAAATGCACCCTGGAACTTGTTAATGAGGATGAACTGAAAATTACGGTCTCCAGGTTTTTTCGCTCCTCATCCAAAACATGGACCCGGTTATGAAAGTGAAAAATCACATATTACCACTGCTATTTTTTTGCTTTTATGCCTTTCCAACGCTTGCCCAGCAGCCCGATTCGCTGCACCAACTGAAGCTGCAATCGGTGCAGGTGGCCATCGAGTTTGCCCTTGAAAACAATCCTGACCTGGACGTCTACAACTTGAATTACCAGAAGGCACGCAAGGAGGTCTCCATCTCTAAGAGTAGCCGCTATCCTACAGTCTCCGGCACGTTTACCGGTCAGTATAACCGGGACCTGCCTACCTCTGTGCTTCCGGGCGAAATCTTTGGACAGCCCGGTCAAACGATAGAAACCCAATTCGGGCAGGAATACAATTTTAATACCGGCGTTACCATTTCAAAAAACATCCTGGACTGGCAGTCGCGTATGAAAACAAAGATTGCCGAAGCCCAAGTCATGATTACCGAAGCAGAGACCGACCTCTACAGGCAGCATCTGAGCGAGCAGGTTGCCTTCTACTATTACACGGCAATTATTACCCAGAAAGCAATTCAGATCAGCGAGAAAGATCGGAGTATCGCCGACAGCCTGCTTTTTTTGACGCGGCAGAATTTTGAGAAAGGTATGGTTGATCGCTCTGCTTTAAACCACGCCAAAATCAACGTGAATAACATCGCGCAGAGTATCTCCGAAAGCACCTCGATGTACGATCAGGCTGTTTCCAGCTTAAAGATACTGCTGGGGCTGGAAGCCAATGCTGACATTCATTTTGAGGATCAGGCGGCCATTACATCCGCAGTCCTGCCCGACTCTCCACAGATCGAAGCAGACAAGGAGCTTGATTTGTTCATACAACAAACCGATCAAACCCTGGTTAATGTTCGTCTACAAAAGACGGCATATCTGCCCAAGCTCTCATTAACCTCTTATTGGGGCCAGCAGCAGTTCCGCGATGATTTCGGCCTTTCTTTTAGCGACAGTGACTGGAATCCATACAGTTATATCGGGTTCAGCCTGTCGGTACCCATCTTTAATGGATTTGCAAAAAGGAATCAGGTCAATGTTGCAAAGATTGAGCGGTCCATCGCTCAGCAAAACCTGCAGCAGGTACAGATTCAATCTGAAATCCAGGATCAACTACTTCTAAGTAACTACCGTAATAGCCTTTCACAAGTTGAATCGGCATATGATACCTACCAGCTTTGGGATCAGAACCGTACGCTTGCATTGCAAAAATATGAGAAGGGACTGATTTCGCTCGCAGATTATTTCAAAACGTTTGAAGACTACCTAAAGGCTGAAAACAACTATCTGAATACCCTTTCAAGCATGTACAGTTATTATTCAACCATCATTTCAAGACAATAGAGTCATGAAAACCCCAACACTATTCCTCTTCCTTTTTGTTTGTTACCTGAGCTTCGCGTTTACCGGTTGCTCAGACAACCAAACCACCCGTCCCGAGCGAAAAACGATCCTCGATGCGGTATTTGCCAGCGGTCATATTACCACGTCGGATGAATACCTGGTGACCTCTTTTGCCGAGGGGTACCTGCAGCAATCCTACGTACAGGAAGGTGACTCGGTCACCTCGGGAATGCCCCTGTTTCAACTTTCCAGCGACGTACAGTCGGCCAACCTGGAGATTGCCGAGGCCAATTACCGTGATGCCAAACGCAAGGCTCAAGCCGATTCCCCTGAACTGCAGCAAGCGAAACTGCAGGTGGAGCAGGCGCAAAAACAATTGGAGCTAGACCGGAAAATCCTCGATCGCTATTCCGAGCTCGTAACTACCGAAGCCGTATCACAATTGGATTATGAAAAAGCACAGCTTCAGCACGAGAGCTCGCAGAAGAACGTCGAGATCCTCGAAAAGTCACTGGCAGATCTGCAATACGCCCTTGAGTTAAACCTGCTGAATGCGGAAAAACAGTTTGACATTCAACGCGAAAGCAGTCATGATTATGTACTCAGCGCTTCCACCAACGGACAGGTACTGAATGTTTTCAAAAGTCAGGGTGAACTGGTGCGCCGCGGCGAGACAATTGCACAAATCGGTGGTGGTGAAACACTCATCAAACTCTATATAGCCGAGGAAGATATCGACGAGATTGCGCTGGGACAGGAAGCGGTCATCTCCCTGAATACCCATCCCGACCGGACCTACAAAGCAAACATTAGTAAAATATATCCTGCGTTTAATGAGCAAGAGCAATCATTTATCGTGGAAGCCCAATTCTCTGATGATCTTCAAACGCTGTTCCCCGGCACCCAACTGCAGGCCAACATCATCATCCAGCAAAAAGAGGACGTCCTGGTAATTCCAGCTGTTTATTTGATGGAGGGAGATACTGTTTTAAGTCGAACAGGGAATAAAATTCCTATTAAAACAGGCATCAAAAATACCGAATGGGTGGAGATTACGAGCGGCATTGATACTACGGACACTATAATGCTTAAACTATGAGATTATTTCCAATAAATTCTACCAACACGAAGATTGCTCTGGTGCATCTAACCTCTCGACTAAAGCAGTTGCTGGTAGCGGTATTGAGTGTGACCTTCGGGATATCCATGTATATCTTTTTGAATGGATTTCTCAACGGTGTTAACGATACGCAGACCGAACTGGCCTTTAGCACCATGGCTCACATCCGCATATACAACGATCTGCCTGAGGACAAAACCAACCTGCTGGAGATGGCCCCAGATAACACCGTGGCGGTGAATATTCGGAATCCACGGGTCATCAAGTATACTGAAGGCATCCAAAATGCAGACCAATACGTTAGGGTGGCCGAGCGGCAACCGGAAGTGAAGGCGGTTTCAAAACAGGTAAACATCAATATCTTCTATCGAAATGGTGCCATACAGGTGAACGGGCAATTATCGGGAGTTGATGTAGCAAGCGAGGACAAGCTGTTCGATACTTCAAAATATGTCACCAGCGGCTCATGGGAAAATCTTTCTACGCGCAGCAATGGCATTGTACTTGGCAAAGGTCTGGCTCGCAAGCTGAGTCTGAATATGGGGGATCGCGTTCAGGTGACCACCGCTGACGGCTTATCCAAAAGCTATGAGATTGTAGGGTTGTTGGAAACCTCCATTATAAGCGTGGACAATTCCAAAGGGTATATACGAATCTCATCTGCCCGCCAGCTGCTCTCCAAGAACATGAGCTATGTAACCGACATACAGGTAAACGTCCGGGATTTCAATAAGTCGGAACAGACGGCGACTACCCTTTCCCGGGTGATACCCTACAAGGTGGAACCCTGGATGGAAGCCAGCGGCCAGTTGGAAGCGGGTAGTGAATTGCGGGATATTCTCGGAATAGCTGTTTCTCTGACTATTTTGCTGGTTGCCGGCTTCGGTATCTATAACATCATGAATATGACCGTGAATGAGAAGATTAAAGAGATCGCCATATTAAAAGCGATGGGATTTGACGGTGACGATATTGTAGAAATATTCCTGACCCAGTCTGTGATTATCGGTTTGTTGGGCGGAATCGTCGGCATGGCTTTTGGGTATGTGGTCTCAAGACTTATTAACAACATTCCTTTCAATGTCGCCGGCCTGGAGGTGCTGCCGATGACCTACAACCTCGACGATTACGGGCTAGCCTTCATGTTCGGACTCATCACCACATTTATAGCAGGCTACCTGCCGGCGCGGAAAGCCGCTAGCATTGATCCTGTAGAAATTATAAGAGGATAATCATGAATAATTACGCTTTATCAGTCCAACATATTTCCAAGTTTTTTTATGAACCCAAAAAATTCCAGGTACTAAAAGACATCAGCTTCGATGTGAAGCAGGGCGAATTCCTGGCCTTGATTGGCAAATCCGGTTCTGGTAAGTCAACTCTACTGTATGTGCTTTCCACTATGGATACCGATTATGACGGATCCATTTCGATTAACGGAACGATGCTGAAGGGGAAAAGCCAAAATGACCTGGCTGCATTTCGTAACCGCAATATCGGTTTTGTATTCCAGTTCCATTATCTGCTACCGGAATTTTCGGCCCTGGATAATGTGATGCTGCCTGCACTGAAATTGAAGCAGAAACCCGATGAACAAATTCGGGAAGAGGCACTCGAAAATTTGAACCTCCTGGGGATCAAAGACCAGGCGTTCAAATTGGCCAGCAAACTATCCGGCGGACAGCAGCAACGGGTGGCCATTGCACGGGCACTCATCAATGAGCCTGCAATTATCATGGGAGATGAACCTACCGGTAACCTTGACTCAGAAAATACCAAAATCGTCTTTGACATATTTCGTCAACTTGCCAGAGACCGGGGGCAGACGATAATTGCTGTAACCCATGATGATGATTTCGCCGACAACTGCGACCGGGTAATTGAGCTCGCGGACGGGAAGTTGTATCGCTAAATATTTTATTGCTAAGTGCTGTAAATGTTTACAACATGTTATGTCTCGTTGGAGTCAGCGTAATTTGAATTTAAGAATACTAAAATCATAAATCCTAGCCCACTAAACAGCGCATTAACTTGGACGAGCCTCGCCTATTCTCTGCCGCTCTTGGTTTTTATGACTCATCATTCGTTAGTTGCTAATTCAACAGTAATCCGTACGCCAGTTATGCGCCATACTGTTATGCCCTCACAAAACAATTTCGTTGCATGGATACCGTTAATCCATTAATTTAAGGAATGATCAAATCATTCGGAGATAAAGCAACCTCAGATCTGTTTCATGGCAACTCAAGCAGTAAGGTCAGGAAGCTTCCGACCCAAATTCTTGAATCTGCCACCTATAAACTAGATATCCTGAATGCAGCCACTTCTCTTGATGATTTGAGTTCACCACCCGGCAACAGGCTGGAAGCATTGCGGGGTGATTACAAAGGTTTTCATAGTATTCGAATCAACGCCCAATGGAGAATCGTATTCCGCTGGCAGGATTCAAGTGCTTATGACGTTGCCATTGCCGATTATCATTAATGAATAACATGAATGAATCATCATGATTCCAAAAAACAGAGTAACCACACATCCCGGAACCATCCTACTCAAAGAGTATCTTGAACCGATGGGTTTGACCCAAAAGGAATTGGCAGATCATCTTGATATACCGATTCAAAGAGTTAACGAAATTGTAAGAGGTAAAAGAGGAGTCTCTCCGGATACAGCATGGCTACTATCCGAGGCGTTCGATACCTCTCCTGAATTTTGGCTGAATTTACAGTCTATGCACGATCTGTCATCAAATCGTCCAAACAGACACATCAAATCCCTAAAAACTGTTCAGGCATAACCAGCGGTTTGTGCGGATTCGTATTAGCTTTGGGGCTATGGAATATTTTTCAGCTCAACGCACAACCGCCAAACCGTTAATTGAACATTACAAGAAAAAACTTGGTGCCACGCATTTCAAAGGACAACGAATGTACATCGAAACCGTTAACGCATTGAAGCTTGTGAAAAAATATTTTAAGGATTAATCCCATGGCTATAGTTAAAGAACCCAAAGGAATTGATTTCGTTGTTAAGTCAGAACCCTGGTCTGATGAAGAGCTGAAGGAGTTCAGGAAACTGATGAAGAAGCAGAAGTCTGAGCTTGGTGAAAAAATGCGATCGAAGATCAAAGAGAACTATAAAAAAGTTTCTAAGCAACCAGCATAGCTTCCACTCACCTTTCCTGTGCTACACCAAATAACCAGCGGCTCAAGCGGATGAGTTTGCAGTTTGGGGCTTTGGATAATTGATCGACTCGCCGCAGAAATACCGCACTGTTATGTAACCTAACTTTATACTTGTTCCCAATAATGGAACTTTCTATATTCATCTATGCGAGTATTTGCCCGAAAAACATTACGCGAATTTTGGATTAATCATTCGGACAGTGAAGATGCATTAAAGGCGTGGTTTTCTGAAGCTGAAAATTCTCAATGGGAATCTCCAGCAGATATAAAGAATAATTATCCATCTGCCAGTATTCTTCCTGACAATCGAGTGGTTTTCAATATTAAGGGCAATAACTATCGGTTAGTAGTCAAAATTAATTATGACTACGGACAGGTATTCATCCGTTTTGTAGGTACTCATGCCGAATACGACAAAATTGATGCAACGACAATTTAAAACGGATAGTAATTATGCAAATTCAACCCATACATACCGAAAACGATTATCAAAAAGCATTAGATCGTATCGAAGAAATCTTTGATGCCAAGCCCGGAAGTATCGAAGGCGACGAATTGGAAATACTGGGAATTTTAGTGGATGAATACGAAAAAAAGCACTTTCCTATAGAAGCACCAAAACCGGTTGAAGCGATTAAGTTTAGAATGGACCAACTTGGA contains:
- a CDS encoding helix-turn-helix domain-containing protein, with the translated sequence MQIQPIHTENDYQKALDRIEEIFDAKPGSIEGDELEILGILVDEYEKKHFPIEAPKPVEAIKFRMDQLGMEQKDLAKILGSKSRASEILSGKRSLSLRQIKILYRKLGIPAEILIQEAEPVS
- a CDS encoding ABC transporter permease produces the protein MRLFPINSTNTKIALVHLTSRLKQLLVAVLSVTFGISMYIFLNGFLNGVNDTQTELAFSTMAHIRIYNDLPEDKTNLLEMAPDNTVAVNIRNPRVIKYTEGIQNADQYVRVAERQPEVKAVSKQVNINIFYRNGAIQVNGQLSGVDVASEDKLFDTSKYVTSGSWENLSTRSNGIVLGKGLARKLSLNMGDRVQVTTADGLSKSYEIVGLLETSIISVDNSKGYIRISSARQLLSKNMSYVTDIQVNVRDFNKSEQTATTLSRVIPYKVEPWMEASGQLEAGSELRDILGIAVSLTILLVAGFGIYNIMNMTVNEKIKEIAILKAMGFDGDDIVEIFLTQSVIIGLLGGIVGMAFGYVVSRLINNIPFNVAGLEVLPMTYNLDDYGLAFMFGLITTFIAGYLPARKAASIDPVEIIRG
- a CDS encoding sensor histidine kinase, yielding MQKKHEKLLPIIISLLLPGLNILNNSLFQENWDLVAIIPTWLFTSAILLGLWYINDKLWPRNTVPINYIKVGAGNITAIGLAIGIQQILSFTGIIFPGRPPAWSLGLRLLVASALFITIQQMLRSVRENERLRSENYALQSENYRAQLEQLKKQLNPHFLFNSLSTLRTVIRSDKDQSEEFVLKLSDVYRQILQTRESHQITLEEELNFLNNYLYLLNVRFDSALSVTIDTRPESMHDSLPVFALQLLVENCIKHNVISEQQPLIIRIFQEDAKSITVANNYQPQKTEQQSFRMGQENLKKRYNLIGIPDGVEIRQNKEEYSVTIKLF
- a CDS encoding type II toxin-antitoxin system RelE/ParE family toxin, which encodes MIKSFGDKATSDLFHGNSSSKVRKLPTQILESATYKLDILNAATSLDDLSSPPGNRLEALRGDYKGFHSIRINAQWRIVFRWQDSSAYDVAIADYH
- a CDS encoding LytR/AlgR family response regulator transcription factor; translation: MNVLIVEDEKKTAELLKELIEERSDYLVVHTCPGIESTVTYLKKHQNKLDLIFMDIQLADGESFAIFEEAEVRIPVIFCTAYDQHVLKAFKSNGIDYILKPFKEEDIHKALEKVEAMKSSLSKGIAPDAQTIKYLFAEEPAYQKTFLVRHQENMVPVRVSDIAFVYLANEMVNIYNFKGRKNVIFKSLEEIESSVDPAQFFRINRQMIVNRDAIKEISPYFKRKVIVKLPFDIPEKAVVSRLKVATFLDWMEKPV
- a CDS encoding HigA family addiction module antitoxin → MIPKNRVTTHPGTILLKEYLEPMGLTQKELADHLDIPIQRVNEIVRGKRGVSPDTAWLLSEAFDTSPEFWLNLQSMHDLSSNRPNRHIKSLKTVQA
- a CDS encoding DUF2147 domain-containing protein, with product MKRLLLFLFALLASQVTLGQSADQIAGIWITENEKAHVEIYKQSGQYFGKIIRVEGIDDTTSTASSKDPNSNLNRESVLGTILLSDVTYDKGKWQGTLYIPKKDREVKCTLELVNEDELKITVSRFFRSSSKTWTRL
- a CDS encoding type II toxin-antitoxin system HigB family toxin — translated: MRVFARKTLREFWINHSDSEDALKAWFSEAENSQWESPADIKNNYPSASILPDNRVVFNIKGNNYRLVVKINYDYGQVFIRFVGTHAEYDKIDATTI
- a CDS encoding ABC transporter ATP-binding protein — encoded protein: MNNYALSVQHISKFFYEPKKFQVLKDISFDVKQGEFLALIGKSGSGKSTLLYVLSTMDTDYDGSISINGTMLKGKSQNDLAAFRNRNIGFVFQFHYLLPEFSALDNVMLPALKLKQKPDEQIREEALENLNLLGIKDQAFKLASKLSGGQQQRVAIARALINEPAIIMGDEPTGNLDSENTKIVFDIFRQLARDRGQTIIAVTHDDDFADNCDRVIELADGKLYR
- a CDS encoding efflux RND transporter periplasmic adaptor subunit codes for the protein MKTPTLFLFLFVCYLSFAFTGCSDNQTTRPERKTILDAVFASGHITTSDEYLVTSFAEGYLQQSYVQEGDSVTSGMPLFQLSSDVQSANLEIAEANYRDAKRKAQADSPELQQAKLQVEQAQKQLELDRKILDRYSELVTTEAVSQLDYEKAQLQHESSQKNVEILEKSLADLQYALELNLLNAEKQFDIQRESSHDYVLSASTNGQVLNVFKSQGELVRRGETIAQIGGGETLIKLYIAEEDIDEIALGQEAVISLNTHPDRTYKANISKIYPAFNEQEQSFIVEAQFSDDLQTLFPGTQLQANIIIQQKEDVLVIPAVYLMEGDTVLSRTGNKIPIKTGIKNTEWVEITSGIDTTDTIMLKL
- a CDS encoding TolC family protein produces the protein MKVKNHILPLLFFCFYAFPTLAQQPDSLHQLKLQSVQVAIEFALENNPDLDVYNLNYQKARKEVSISKSSRYPTVSGTFTGQYNRDLPTSVLPGEIFGQPGQTIETQFGQEYNFNTGVTISKNILDWQSRMKTKIAEAQVMITEAETDLYRQHLSEQVAFYYYTAIITQKAIQISEKDRSIADSLLFLTRQNFEKGMVDRSALNHAKINVNNIAQSISESTSMYDQAVSSLKILLGLEANADIHFEDQAAITSAVLPDSPQIEADKELDLFIQQTDQTLVNVRLQKTAYLPKLSLTSYWGQQQFRDDFGLSFSDSDWNPYSYIGFSLSVPIFNGFAKRNQVNVAKIERSIAQQNLQQVQIQSEIQDQLLLSNYRNSLSQVESAYDTYQLWDQNRTLALQKYEKGLISLADYFKTFEDYLKAENNYLNTLSSMYSYYSTIISRQ